In Clupea harengus chromosome 25, Ch_v2.0.2, whole genome shotgun sequence, one genomic interval encodes:
- the LOC116219484 gene encoding NACHT, LRR and PYD domains-containing protein 12-like → MSQHGDSKDRTHQMATRPSHEVRPDSPAPSCVSMKSDQSMHRPIDLKERERSPTIGPSHKVRPDSPAPSCVSMKSDQSMHRPIDLKERGTSPTIGPSHKVRPDSPAPSCVSMKSDQSMHRPIDLKERERSPTIGPSHEARPDSPAPSCVSMKSDQSMHRPIDLKERGTSPTIGSSREETPESPASSHASMTTAWPMGSPTKRKRDSSSREETPESPASRYASMTTAWPMGSPTKRKRDSSSQEDRPDSHVSMWSSRSMEQPTHLRQSTQQQRPELHDELSSVLREVECKAKEFLTNELKRLTSNLTNDYPESPCSEEDEEHQREARDGALKIAVHILRNMNQEVLAQQLEKYGLVPRCQNHLKGRLKEKFQKVFEGVAKQGQPALLEDIYTELYIMEGESVEVNTEHEVRQIEMASRRQITKRETPIKCTDIFKPLPGQDNPIRTVLTKGVAGIGKTVSVQKFILDWAEEKANQDVTFILPLPFRELNVIKDKTLSLMNVIHLFFPELKRLTFSDEDKSKIVFILDGLDESRLPLHFQTNDYICDVTEPASVDVLLTNLIKGNLLPTVLVWITSRPSAANQIPSECVDQVTEVRGFNDPQKEEYFMKRITKEKLAIRIITHLKSSRTLYIMCHIPVFCWMSSTVLEYILTEAESGEIPKSLTQMYTHFLIIQTRHISLKYGNRDADALPETLLSLGKLAFQQLEKGNVIFYEEDLRECGIDVTEASVYSGVCTQIFREEAGLYQGKVFCFVHLSIQEYLASLYVFVCFNRRETNAPDHSHAALLSVLFGSTTVQDLQKTAVDLALQSPTGHWDLFVRFLLGLSVESSQNLLRDLLPNTVCSPSSTEGTVTCIKQKIREAPNPERCINLFHCLSELNDNSLVEEVQRYLQMGKGSRGNLSLSQLSALAFALLMSEQDLMQFKLKDYGGRGSPARSDAGLLRMLPVVKASTKAVLHSCNLTESSWVALASVLRAKSCCVKDLNLSGNKVLDSGVELLCTGLEHPNCRLERLELWACDLTENSCAALSSALSSNSSSLRDLNLNGNELQDSGVELLSTGLKHPNCKLEILELWECKLSESSCAFLASALCCKSTSLRKLNLKNNKLRDAGVKQLYFALAHPNCKLETLELQGCRLTQESCASLASVLLSDTSSLKTLILNANNLLDSGVEMLSAALGHPHCKLEKLK, encoded by the exons ATGAGTCAACATGGAGACTCCAAAGACCGGACTCACCAGATGGCTACACg CCCCTCACATGAGGTAAGGCCTGACTCTcctgcacccagctgtgtgtccatgaagagtgaccagtcaaTGCATCGGCCAATCGACctcaaagagagggaaaggtccCCTACTATTGG CCCCTCACATAAGGTAAGGCCTGACTCTcctgcacccagctgtgtgtccatgaagagtgaccagtcaaTGCATCGGCCAATCGACCTCAAAGAGAGGGGAACGTCCCCTACTATTGG CCCCTCACATAAGGTAAGGCCTGACTCTcctgcacccagctgtgtgtccatgaagagtgaccagtcaaTGCATCGGCCAATCGACctcaaagagagggaaaggtccCCTACTATTGG CCCCTCACATGAGGCAAGGCCAGACTCTcctgcacccagctgtgtgtccatgaagagtgaccagtcaaTGCATCGGCCAATCGACCTCAAAGAGAGGGGAACGTCCCCTACTATTGG CTCGTCACGTGAGGAGACCCCAGAGTCTCCAGCATCCAGTCATGCGTCCATGACGACGGCCTGGCCAATGGGGTCGCCAACcaaaagaaagagggacag CTCGTCACGTGAGGAGACCCCAGAGTCTCCAGCATCCAGATATGCGTCCATGACGACGGCCTGGCCAATGGGGTCGCCAACcaaaagaaagagggacag TTCATCTCAAGAGGACAGACCAGACTCTCATGTGTCCATGTGGAGTAGCAGGTCAATGGAGCAGCCCACTCACCTGAGACAGAG CACCCAACAACAAAGACCCGAGTTGCATGATGAGCTGTCATCTGTACTCAGG GAGGTTGAATGTAAAGCGAAGGAGTTCTTGACCAATGAGCTGAAGAGACTCACGAGTAACCTGACAAATGATTACCCAGAATCCCCTTGtagtgaggaggatgaggagcacCAGAGAGAAGCCAGAGATGGAGCTCTGAAAATTGCAGTGCACATCCTGAGGAACATGAACCAGGAGGTCCTCGCTCAGCAGCTGGAGAAAT ATGGACTGGTTCCCAGATGTCAAAACCACCTGAAAGGCCGACTTAAGGAGAAGTTCCAGAAAGTATTTGAGGGAGTTGCAAAGCAGGGTCAACCTGCCCTTTTGGAAGATATttacacagagctctacatcaTGGAGGGGGAAAGTGTAGAGGTCAATACTGaacatgaggtcagacagatTGAGATGGCATCCAGGAGACAAATAACAAAGAGGGAAACACCAATCAAATGTACTGACATCTTCAAGCCCTTACCTGGACAAGACAACCCCATCAGAACTGTGCTGACAAAGggagttgctggcattggaaaaacagtctctGTGCAGAAATTCATTCTGGACTGGGCTGAAGAAAAAGCCAATCAGGATGTCACTTTCATTCTGCCACTTCCTTTCCGGGAGCTGAACGTGATCAAGGATAAAACGTTGAGTCTTATGAACGTCATCCATCTCTTCTTTCCAGAACTGAAAAGATTAACCTTTTCTGATGAAGACAAAAGCAAAATAGTTTTCATACTCGATGGTCTTGATGAAAGCCGACTTCCTTTGCATTTCCAAACCAATGACTACATCTGTGATGTAACAGAACCTGCATCAGTGGATGTCCTTCTCACAAACCTCATCAAGGGGAATCTACTTCCCACTGTTCTTGTGTGGATCACCTCCCGACcatcagcagccaatcaaatccctTCTGAGTGTGTTGACCAGGTGACAGAAGTCCGGGGTttcaatgacccacagaaggaggagtactTCATGAAGAGAATCACAAAAGAGAAACTGGCAATCAGAATCATCACACACCTAAAGTCATCCAGGACCCTCTACATCATGTgtcacattccagtcttctgttggatGTCATCCACTGTTCTGGAGTACATCCTGACTgaagcagagagtggagagattcCAAAGTCTTTGactcagatgtacacacacttcctcatcaTACAAACCAGACACATTAGTCTGAAGTATGGAAACCGTGATGCGGATGCACTCCCGGAGACCCTTCTATCCCTGGGCAAACTGGCTTTTcagcagctggagaagggcaatgtgatcttctatgaggaggacctgagagagtgtggcattgatgtcacagAAGCATCAGTGTACTCAGGGGTGTGCACCCAGATCTTCAGAGAGGAGGCTGGACTGTACCAGGGGAAAGTGTTCTGCTTTGTTCATCTCAGCATCCAGGAATATTTGGCATCactttatgtgtttgtctgtttcaacCGCAGAGAGACAAATGCACCTGATCACAGTCACGCCGCTCTACTTTCGGTTCTGTTTGGATCTACGACAGTTCAAGACCTGCAGAAGACTGCTGTGGACCTGGCCTTACAGAGTCCAACTGGACACTGGGACCTCTTTGTTCGCTTTCTTCTGGGCCTCTCAGTGGAGTCCAGTCAGAATCTCTTGCGTGACTTGCTGCCAAATACAGTCTGCTCACCAAGCAGCACAGAAGGAACAGTCACGTGCATCAAGCAGAAGATCAGAGAAGCCCCCAACCCAGAGAGATGCATCAACCTGTTCCACTGTCTGAGTGAACTGAATGACAACTCTCTGGTGGAGGAGGTCCAACGATACCTCCAGATGGGGAAGGGATCCAGAgggaatctctctctttcccagctGTCAGCTCTGGCCTTTGCGCTACTGATGTCAGAACAGGATCTGATGCAGTTTAAACTGAAGGATTATGGGGGACGTGGTTCACCTGCCAGATCAGATGCAGGTCTGCTGAGGATGCTGCCAGTAGTCAAAGCATCAACAAAAGCTGT gCTACATAGCTGTAACCTGACAGAGAGCAGCTGGGTCGCTTTAGCTTCAGTTCTCAGGGCAAAGTCTTGCTGTGTGAAGGATCTGAATTTGAGTGGAAACAAAGTGCTTGACTCAGGAGTCGAGCTGCTTTGTACCGGCCTGGAGCATCCAAACTGCAGACTGGAGAGACTGGA gctgtGGGCATGTGACCTCACAGAGaacagctgtgctgctttatcttcagctctcagctcaaactcttccagCCTGAGAGATCTGAACCTGAATGGGAATGAGCTGCAGGActcaggagtggagctgctttctaCTGGTCTAAAACATCCAAACTGCAAGCTGGAGATACTGGA GCTGTGGGAATGTAAGCTGAGCGAGAGCAGCTGTGCCTTTCTGGCCTCAGCTCTCTGCTGCAAGTCCACCAGTCTGCGAAAGCTCAACCTCAAGAACAACAAGCTGAGGGATGCAGGAGTCAAGCAGCTGTACTTTGCTCTGGCGCATccaaactgtaaactggagacactAGA ACTGCAGGGCTGTAGACTCACTCAGGAGAGCTGTGCATCCCTGGCCTCAGTGCTGCTCTCAGACACCTCCAGTCTGAAGACGCTGATTCTCAATGCCAACAACCTGCTGGACTCAGGAGTGGAGATGCTGTCTGCTGCTCTAGGGCATCcacactgcaaactggagaaacttAAGTAa
- the LOC116219485 gene encoding NLR family CARD domain-containing protein 3-like → MTNELKRLKKLLTHDYPESPCSEEEDEEDQRDARDGALKIAVHILKNMNQEIIAQQLEKYGLFPRCQQELKYRLTNKFQSVFEGVPKQGNPTFLEKIYTELYITEGGSVEVNTEHEVRQIEMASKRQITERETPIKCIDIFKPLPGQDKSIRTVLTKGVAGIGKTVSVQKFILDWAEEIANQNIHFIFPLPFRELNLIKDKRYTLMDIIHHFFSETRDFAFSNQDRYNIAFIFDGLDESRLPLDFQHNECIYNVSEPASVDVLLTNLIKGNLLPSALVWITSRPAATNQIPPECVDQVTEVRGFNDPQKEEYFRKKITKEKLASRIITHLKSSRSLYIMCHIPVFCWMAATVLEYILTEAESGEIPTSLTQMYTHFLIIQTKHRSQKYGNRDADAFWNLKTILSLGKLAFQQLEKGNLIFYEEDLTECGIGITDASVYSGMCTEIFREEAGLYQGKVFCFVHLSIQEFLAALYVFLHFSKRESNMPDQHQTSQLNSLLSANKLHDLNQTAVDLALRNENGHLDLFLRFLLGLSLESNQKLLQDLLPQTGSSSLNTEETVKYIKQKIREAPNPERCINLFHCLNELNDHSLVEEVKGYLRKGKETRRDLSLSQLSALAFVLLMSDQELEEFNLEDYGGLRSPARSDAGLLRMLTVGRATNSHTGSQMEGPPTQGPTLGIRWKGHQLRGPHWVSDGRATNSGAHTGYQMEGPPTQGPTLGLRWKGHQLRGPHWVSDGRATNSGSHTGSQIPCVNV, encoded by the exons ATGACGAATGAACTAAAGAGACTCAAGAAGCTCCTGACTCATGATTACCCAGAATCCCCttgtagtgaggaggaggatgaggaggaccaAAGAGATGCCAGAGATGGAGCTCTGAAGATTGCAGTGCACATCCTGAAGAACATGAACCAGGAGATCATTGCTCAGCAGCTGGAGAAAT ATGGACTGTTTCCTAGATGTCAACAAGAGCTCAAATACAGGCTAACAAACAAGTTTCAGAGTGTATTTGAGGGCGTGCCTAAGCAAGGAAACCCTACTTTTCTGGAgaagatctacacagagctctacattACAGAGGGGGGAAGTGTAGAGGTCAATACTGaacatgaggtcagacagatTGAGATGGCATCCAAGAGACAAATAACAGAGAGGGAAACACCAATCAAATGTATTGACATCTTCAAGCCCTTACCTGGACAAGACAAATCCATCAGAACTGTGCTGACAAAAggagttgctggcattggaaaaaccgTTTCTGTGCAGAAATTCATTCTGGACTGGGCTGAagaaatagccaatcagaatattcactttatatttcctcttccttttcggGAGCTGAACTTGATTAAGGACAAGAGATACACCCTTATGGACATCATCCATCACTTCTTCTCTGAAACAAGAGACTTTGCCTTCTCCAACCAGGACAGATACAACATCGCTTTCATttttgatggtctggatgaaaGCAGACTTCCTCTGGATTTCCAGCACAATGAATGCATCTACAATGTATCAGAACCTGCCTCTGTGGATGTCCTTCTCACAAACCTCATCAAGGggaatctgcttccctctgctcttgTGTGGATCACCTCCCGACCTGCAGCAACCAATCAAATCCCTCCTGAGTGTGTTGATCAGGTGACAGAAGTCCGGGGTttcaatgacccacagaaggaggagtacttcaggaagaaaaTCACAAAAGAGAAACTGGCTAGCAGaatcatcacacacctgaagtcATCCAGGAGCCTCTACATTATGTgtcacattccagtcttctgttggatGGCAGCCACTGTTCTGGAGTACATCCTGACTgaagcagagagtggagagattcCAACATCTTTGAcgcaaatgtacacacacttcctgatcatACAAACCAAACACAGGAGTCAGAAGTATGGAAACCGTGATGCGGATGCATTCTGGAACCTGAAGACCATTCTGTCCCTGGGCAAACTGGCTTTTCAGCAGTTGGAGAAAGGAAATCTGATCTTCTATGAGGAGGACCTGACAGAATGTGGCATTGGTATCACAGATGCATCAGTGTACTCAGGGATGTGTACAGAGATCTTCAGAGAAGAGGCTGGACTGTACCAGGGGAAGGTGTTCTGCTTTGTTCATCTGAGTATTCAGGAGTTTCTAGCAGCTTTATATGTGTTTTTGCACTTtagcaagagagaaagcaatATGCCTGACCAACACCAAACCTCTCAGCTTAATTCACTGCTCAGTGCTAACAAACTTCATGACCTAAACCAGACTGCAGTGGACCTGGCCTTAAGGAATGAGAATGGACACCTGGACCTTTTCTTAAGGTTTCTTCTGGGCCTCTCACTGGAGTCCAATCAGAAACTCTTACAAGACCTGCTgccacagacaggaagcagctcACTGAACACAGAGGAAACAGTCAAGTACATCAAGCAGAAGATCAGAGAAGCCCCCAACCCAGAGAGATGCATCAACctgttccactgtctgaatgaaCTGAATGACCACTCTCTGGTGGAGGAGGTCAAGGGCTACTTGAGGAAGGGAAAAGAAACCAGAAgggatctctctctttcccagctGTCAGCTCTGGCGTTTGTGCTGCTGATGTCAGACCAGGAACTGGAGGAGTTTAACCTGGAGGATTATGGGGGATTGAGATCACCTGCCAGATCAGATGCAGGTCTGCTGAGGATGCT AACAGTTGGAAGGGCCACCAACTCACACACTGGGTCTCAGATGGAAGGGCCACCAACTCAGGGGCCCACACTGGGTATCAGATGGAAGGGCCACCAACTCAGGGGCCCACACTGGGTATCAGATGGAAGGGCCACCAACTCAGGGGCCCACACTGGGTATCAGATGGAAGGGCCACCAACTCAGGGGCCCACACTGGGTCTCAGATGGAAGGGCCACCAACTCAGGGGCCCACACTGGGTCTCAGATGGAAGGGCCACCAACTCAGGGTCCCACACTGGGTCACAGATACCCTGTGTCAATGTGTAG